GGGCGCTCGCAACGGCGCCTACTTTAATACGCGCGGCTTCATAAATCAACTGAAAAAGCGCCAATTAATAAGCAGGATACAACTTTGCTAACGCTGTTTTGCTGCGATGACTATCTGGAGGGGCGTCGAGACTCTAGGCGTGTACATAAGCTAATAAAACAAAGGCAAAGGCTTGTTTTATATAGATAGCGATATGGCGTACGGTGCAAACGTGTTTAATTATTTATTAAATTAAAACAATCGTTGTGATTTAAATGAGTATCGATTGACTATTAATATTGTGTATACGAGATTTGTGTCAGGGGTGTGGTGGCGAGTGTTGCAAAGAAGAGTAAAAAGGTCCCATTAAGTTGGAATGGCCGCCTGCACGATACCTTCGGCAATGGCGAACTCGAGGAACTCTCGCGCTTCTTCCTCGGAAAGTCCAACGCGGCGGCACAGCTGTCTTGCAGCCTGTATCCCGTCCAGCGCCTGCAACAGCTCGAAATAAGGGGTGGAAACGGATTCGGTGCAGACCTCGCCGTGGGCGGGGTAGATGATCGCGCAGGATCCCGTGGGGCGAAAGCATGAGGTGAATTCGGTGAGATCCGGTTCGCCGGCATCCAGGATCTCCAGCACCTCGTAGTTGAAGCGCGCCAGCGTGGTGCTCCCGGCGAGGGACAGCGGCTGCTTGAGAGGGTCGAGACTGCGCAGCTGTTTGGGCGAGGGAGGCGTCGGCGGGGTAGCCATGAGCGCCGCGGCGTAGTGGTGGTGGTAGTCTGCCAAGTCGAGTGCTAGCGGCAGCAGCTTCGCCTTCTTCCTTTCCCTGAAGATCTTCTCCAGGAAAGTTCTCTGCAGTCCCCAGATCTCTTCCTCGGCGATATCCGCTTCGGCTCGCTCGCCCAGGAAGGCGGCGAAGGAGGCCAGGAACTCGCTCGGGGTGAGCCGGACGGCGGCCGCTACGGAATTGAACCAGGCAACCGCCTTGCCCCGGCTGTAAAAGACGTCGCAGGCGGCGGCGAGCCTGCCGGCCTGAGCCAACTGCTCTGCAGTGTAACCGGGCGTGGCCTGGACGGTGTAGGGTGGTGCGTCAAGGTGCTGCAGCCCTAGCGCCTGGGCTTTCCCGAAAAGCCTCGTCCCAGGAAGTACCGCCAGCGGGAAGATGTCCAGGTGGTTTGGGTAGAGCGACAGGGCGAAGTCGAGCGAGGCGCGGAACAGCGCCGGCGTGTCGCCGGGGAGCCCGTAGATCAGGTCGAAGCCGAAGATGGCGCCGCATTGGTTCAGGAGGAAGGCGCGCTGCACGAAGTCGTCGCGGTCGAAGCCGCGCCCAACGCCGCGCAGCACGGAGGCGTCGGCGCTCTGCAAGCCGATCTGCAGCGAGCAGGTGATGGAGGCGAAAAGATCCGCCATCTCGGCATCGATGAACTCGCTGCGCACCTCGAAATGGAAGTGGATCCCCGGGGCCACCTTCCGGATCAGGCGCAGGATCTCCTTCGCCCTCTTGACGTCCTTGTTGAAGGTGGAGTCAAGCACGAAGACCTGGGGTACGTTGAGCCGGGCGAACAGGCGCAGTTCCGCCTCGATACGCTCCATAGAGAAGCGGCGCACCCCGCCGCTTCCCTTGTGATCGAAGCAGAATGAGCAGGCGAAGTCGCAACCGCGCGAGAGCTGCCAGAGGGCGCCGCCGGCCACGGTCGGGTCGAGCCGCCCGGACAGGTATGGGGACGGAATAGAGTCGAGGTCGAGCGGAGCGGGCAGGGTAGCCGCCGGCTCGCCCGGCAGCACGATGCCCGGTACGCCATCCGGTTTCCCGCCGGTAGAAAGCACCCGGACCGCCTGCACCAGCGCCCCTTCACCCTCGCCGCGGACCAGGAAGTCAAACACTCCTTCATCCAGCAACCCCGCCGGGTTGGCGGTCGGCTCGGCGCCGCCGGCGCACAGGACTACGGACGGAAGCAACGCGCGCAGCTCCCTGGCCACAGCCACGGCGTGGTCGCGGCTCCAAACGTAGACCGAGAAGGCGACCAGGTCGGGGGAGCTCAGAGCGATTTCCCTGGCACAGCGGGCGGGCTCGTCCTGCAGGAAGAACTCGGCGATCCGCGGTGTGATCGTTCCTTGCAGCGCGTGGTCCGCAAGGAGCGCCTCCTGCAAAAACGCGCAGGCCAACGGCACCGCTTGAGGGGAAGGGTGGGGATGAGTGGCGATGAGGGTGATGTTCATGTAGTCTTGGGGCGCGCCTTCAAGGTGGGCTTGCCACCCTCTATGACAACGACGAAGTCGACGTCGCGGCAACCGTACTTCTGCATCAGGACGGGCTTTTGCCGGTTGATAGCCTCGGCCACCTTCTCCTTCGTGACGTTCTCTACCGGCAGGTTGCAGGCCAGGCGCGCGTTGACGTACTGCTGGAAGACGGACTCGATCTGGGAATCCTGTGAAGCGGGCGGGGTTTTGGTCTTGGTGCCTTTCTCGGTCTTCTCGGCCTGGTGCAGCGACATGCGGAAGCGGTCCCGTTGAAACTTCCCCTCCTCGATCAGGCGGTTGGTGCGGGTCCACTTCTGCTTGTGCACGCTCAGCGTGGCGACCAGGGAATCATACTTGAACCGCTGGCTGGTGTTCGGGATGCTCACGTTCTGGTAGCGTCTCACGGCGCGCTCCACCGTATCGAGCAGGCGCAGCGGTTCCCGCTTCTCGATCCCGAAGAAGTACTGCTCGTACTTGATGACAAGTTCGCGCAGGTCAAGCTCGAGCTTGGCTATGTCCTCGGCGACGCCCATGAAACCTCCAGAGCAGGATTATAGCGATAAGTTACGGTTTAGTAAACGATAAAAAGCGCACGACCTGCGTGGAAACCGGAAGTGAAAGGGAAGTGAAACAGCTTGACCTCACCAGGCATTATTGTTAAAAAAGAGCAATTTGCTCAGCGGCAAGGGGGACTACTTATGAAGAAGATAGCTGCAATAGTGCTGGCAGCCGGCATGGGGACCAGGATGAAGTCGGACCTGGTCAAGGTGATGCACCCGGTGGCCGGCCCGCCGATGATACAGTGGTCCGTTGCCGCCGCGTTCGCCGCGGGAGTCGAGCGTTGCGTCCTGGTCGTGGGACACCAGCAGGAGAAGGTGCGGAAATACTTTGACGGACGTGCCGAGGTGGGCTTCGCGCTGCAGGCCGAGCAACTGGGTACCGGCCACGCGGTGCGCTGCGCGATGCCCGAGATCGACCCGGCTGCGCAGACCGTGCTCATCCTCTGCGGCGACACGCCGCTCCTTACCGCCGACAGCCTGCGCGGCATGCTCGACACCCATGAGCAGAGCGGGGCGTGCGTTACGGTGATGACGGCGACTTTTGACAACCCCTTCGGTTATGGCCGCATCGTCAAGGACGCGGATGGCAAAGTAGTCGCCATTACCGAGCAGAAGGATGCCACGGAGGCCGAGCGGTTGATCCGCGAGGTGAACGCCGGCGTCTACTGTGTCGACCGTGCCTTCCTCGCCGAGGCGGTCGAGAAGCTCGACAACGACAACGCCCAGAAGGAGTACTACCTGACCGACGTGGTGCGCCAGGCCAACGTCCGCGGGCTCGCCTGCCGCAGCTACCCGGTGGCCGACCCGCAGGAAATCTCCGGCGTCAACGACCGCGCCCAGATGGCC
This window of the Geomonas agri genome carries:
- a CDS encoding B12-binding domain-containing radical SAM protein, encoding MNITLIATHPHPSPQAVPLACAFLQEALLADHALQGTITPRIAEFFLQDEPARCAREIALSSPDLVAFSVYVWSRDHAVAVARELRALLPSVVLCAGGAEPTANPAGLLDEGVFDFLVRGEGEGALVQAVRVLSTGGKPDGVPGIVLPGEPAATLPAPLDLDSIPSPYLSGRLDPTVAGGALWQLSRGCDFACSFCFDHKGSGGVRRFSMERIEAELRLFARLNVPQVFVLDSTFNKDVKRAKEILRLIRKVAPGIHFHFEVRSEFIDAEMADLFASITCSLQIGLQSADASVLRGVGRGFDRDDFVQRAFLLNQCGAIFGFDLIYGLPGDTPALFRASLDFALSLYPNHLDIFPLAVLPGTRLFGKAQALGLQHLDAPPYTVQATPGYTAEQLAQAGRLAAACDVFYSRGKAVAWFNSVAAAVRLTPSEFLASFAAFLGERAEADIAEEEIWGLQRTFLEKIFRERKKAKLLPLALDLADYHHHYAAALMATPPTPPSPKQLRSLDPLKQPLSLAGSTTLARFNYEVLEILDAGEPDLTEFTSCFRPTGSCAIIYPAHGEVCTESVSTPYFELLQALDGIQAARQLCRRVGLSEEEAREFLEFAIAEGIVQAAIPT
- a CDS encoding MXAN_5187 C-terminal domain-containing protein; this encodes MGVAEDIAKLELDLRELVIKYEQYFFGIEKREPLRLLDTVERAVRRYQNVSIPNTSQRFKYDSLVATLSVHKQKWTRTNRLIEEGKFQRDRFRMSLHQAEKTEKGTKTKTPPASQDSQIESVFQQYVNARLACNLPVENVTKEKVAEAINRQKPVLMQKYGCRDVDFVVVIEGGKPTLKARPKTT
- the glmU gene encoding bifunctional UDP-N-acetylglucosamine diphosphorylase/glucosamine-1-phosphate N-acetyltransferase GlmU, which translates into the protein MKKIAAIVLAAGMGTRMKSDLVKVMHPVAGPPMIQWSVAAAFAAGVERCVLVVGHQQEKVRKYFDGRAEVGFALQAEQLGTGHAVRCAMPEIDPAAQTVLILCGDTPLLTADSLRGMLDTHEQSGACVTVMTATFDNPFGYGRIVKDADGKVVAITEQKDATEAERLIREVNAGVYCVDRAFLAEAVEKLDNDNAQKEYYLTDVVRQANVRGLACRSYPVADPQEISGVNDRAQMAEAAAVLRGRINRELMLSGVTMIDPSVVYIEAGVKIGRDSVVYPGAVIKGNTVIGERCQIGQNALIEDCDIADDVVVKAGSVLEDSKVGPEAAIGPMAHLRPGTVLSAHVKIGNFVETKKAFMGEGSKASHLTYLGDATIGRDVNIGCGTITCNYDGVRKHKTVIEDGVFVGSDVQLVAPVTVGKNSLIAAGTTVTKDVPADSLAIARSPQVNKEGWTLRKK